From a region of the Papilio machaon chromosome 26, ilPapMach1.1, whole genome shotgun sequence genome:
- the LOC106717388 gene encoding trifunctional enzyme subunit beta, mitochondrial translates to MASKVAKSILKVSSPSSTVKFDTARRALSVNAALQQKKTLPDRTGKNVVLVDGVRTPFLVSFTDYAKMMPHELARHSLLGLLQKTGVSKDVIDYIVYGTVIQEVKTSNIGREAALAAGFSDRTPAHTVTMACISSNQAITTGVGMIAAGAYDVIVAGGVEFMSDVPIRHSRKMRSLLLRLNRAKTPAQRLSLIASIRPDFFAPELPAVAEFSSGETMGHSADRLAAAFGASRAEQDEYALRSHTLAANARDKGYFTDLIPVKVEGKDGVLDKDNGIRVSTPEQLQKLKPAFIKPHGTVTAANASFLTDGASACLIMSEAKAKELGLKPKAYVRDFTYVAQDPVDQLLLGPAYGIPTILDKAGLKMSDIDTWEIHEAFAGQILANLKALDSDWFAQNYLGRQTKVGNPDLKKWNAWGGSLSIGHPFAATGVRLAMHTAHRLVREDGQLGLISACAAGGQGVAMLLERHPDAKAE, encoded by the exons ATGGCTTCCAAAGTAGCAAAGTCTATACTAAAAGTCTCCTCTCCGAGTTCAACCGTGAAATTCG ATACAGCTAGAAGAGCACTGAGTGTCAATGCGGCTTTACAACAGAAGAAGACATTACCTGACCGCACCGGCAAGAATGTGGTGCTGGTAGATGGAGTCAGAACTCCGTTCCTGGTATCCTTCACTGATTACGCTAAGATGATGCCTCATGAGCTAGCCAGACATTCACTCct cGGCTTACTGCAGAAGACCGGTGTATCCAAAGATGTGATAGACTACATAGTGTATGGTACGGTCATCCAAGAGGTGAAGACGTCCAACATTGGTCGCGAGGCAGCTCTAGCAGCTGGCTTCAGTGACCGTACACCTGCACATACTGTGACCATGGCTTGTATATCTTCTAACCAAGCTATTACCACag GTGTGGGTATGATAGCGGCGGGTGCGTATGACGTAATAGTAGCTGGAGGTGTGGAGTTCATGTCAGATGTTCCCATCCGACACTCGCGCAAGATGCGATCATTGTTGCTGCGCCTCAACCGCGCTAAGACACCCGCCCAGCGTCTCTCACTGATCGCCTCTATACGACCGGATTTCTTCGCACCTGAG TTGCCAGCAGTAGCGGAGTTCTCATCAGGGGAGACAATGGGGCACAGCGCAGATAGACTGGCTGCGGCATTCGGAGCCTCGCGAGCTGAACAGGATGAATACGCATTGCGCTCCCACACGTTGGCTGCTAACGCCAGAGACAAGGGATATTTTACTGACCTCATCCCCGTTAAAG TGGAAGGTAAAGATGGTGTTTTGGACAAGGACAATGGCATCCGTGTGTCCACTCCGGAGCAGCTGCAGAAGCTAAAGCCGGCCTTCATCAAGCCACATGGAACTGTCACCGCAGCCAATGCCTCGTTCCTg aCTGATGGTGCTTCCGCTTGTCTGATAATGTCAGAAGCCAAGGCCAAGGAGCTGGGCCTAAAACCCAAGGCCTACGTACGAGATTTTACCTACGTCGCTCAG GATCCGGTAGACCAGTTGCTGTTGGGCCCTGCATATGGTATCCCCACCATACTGGACAAAGCGGGACTCAAGATGAGTGACATTGACACATGGGAGATACATGAAGCGTTTGCG GGTCAAATTCTAGCTAACTTGAAAGCTCTCGACTCTGATTGGTTTGCCCAAAACTATCTCGGACGTCAAACAAAG GTTGGTAATCCCGACTTGAAGAAATGGAACGCTTGGGGTGGGTCTCTTTCTATTGGACATCCCTTCGCTGCCACTGGG GTCCGGCTGGCAATGCACACTGCTCACCGGCTGGTCCGTGAGGATGGTCAGCTCGGGCTGATCTCTGCATGTGCAGCTGGTGGACAAGGTGTCGCCATGTTGCTCGAGAGACATCCCGACGCTAAAGCTGAATAG